The Arachis ipaensis cultivar K30076 chromosome B05, Araip1.1, whole genome shotgun sequence nucleotide sequence gctaccttcagctggtaggtcgaccggtgctgcgtgttctttcttccgcttccgttTCTTGCTTATTGTGCATCATTCATGAGAAATAGAacataacaccataagatgagaaaatacaaaatgaagaaGCATACATTATTGgtatgaggtaaatcactagaatggagtgagtgaattagtgcgACATTAAGGAAAGTAtatgtgtgaattctaaattaggcgccCTTTAGAACACACTCTAGCATATAAAGCTATGTCACAAGAGAAGCATGCACtacacttatcctagtgtgcttgagatgctttaagtaaacttgtaaggtaaaacaagcattaaagaagcatgagagcattcaagccataacatatgcatgcatataatcatgaaacacaacgcattaagataaatgcacatcatcattcatcaaaaaATTGCCTAATCAAGGGAtagaattcaaatcacatggtggctagctacaacatgcaattcacgaagagttacaagctcgaaggtaattctcatcacttggtattctcaaGATTAAGTATGAAAAagtcaaaaccaagtagcaaattaTCCTCAATCAAAGAATCCAACAAAGACTATCCAAAAACAATTATGCTAAGATAGCATGCAATTAAGAATAATCAGCAATATATGGTAAACAAAAttcataatccaacacttataatgaaaaagagaaaatgaaatgaaaactaaactaagtaattaactaaataacctaactaactaaaagaagtgGTTATAGATGGTGTTTGGatgtgttggatgaggggtaggaggagggaagaagaaagggtaaggaaagaaatggaaagaggagaagaaaagaagtgtaacGAAGGAAGGGCTTTCACGCGTACGTGCACAttgcgcgcgcgcgtggatgatGGTgcaatggaagcgacgcgtacgcatataTCACACGTGCGCATCGACGGCTTATTTTGAGAGCGACTagtgagcggataatttataccctttttggtattgtttttaggtagtttttagcatgttttagttactttttattatatttttattagtttttatgaaaaaatcacatttctggactttactatgagtttgtgcatttttctataatttcatatattttttggctgaaattgaggaacttgagaaaaaatctgattcaaaggctgagaaaggagtgcagatgttgttggattctgaccttcctgcactcgaagtggattttctggagctacagaagcccaattggcatgctctcaattgcgttggaaagtagaaatcttggaatttccagcaatatataaaagtccatactttgcctgagatttgatggcccaaactggcgtttaaacgccagccagagacacttttctggcgtaaaacgccagccagagacccttttctggcgtaaaatgccgtgaactagcaccagaactggatttaaacgcccaaactggcacccaagctggcgtttaactccaagaatggcctatgcatgtgaaagcttcaaagctcaaccccaaacactcaccaagtgggccccggaagtggatttctgcactatctgcacttagttactcattttctgtaaacctaagttactagtttagtataaaaactacttttagagattctttttgtaactcatgacattttacatctcatattgtattttctacggcatgagtctctaaatcccataggtgggggtgaggagctctactgtgtctcaatggattaatgcagttactattgttttctattcaatcacacttgattctgttctaagatactcactcgtactttaaTATAgggaatatgatgatccgtgacactcatcatcattctcaaacttatgaacgcgtgcttgacaaccactcccgttctacctgagctcaacgtagtcattgggcgacagcttgattgcgtatctcttgggtctctaatccacagaCCGAGTCCATGGGATTAGAagcttcgtggtagaggctagaactaaatgacagcattcctgagatccggaaagtctaaaccttgtctgtggtattccgagtagcatctggaacgggatgactgtgacgagcttcaaactcacaaatgttgggcacagtgacagtgtgcaaaaggatagagagatcctattccgacacaagtgagaactgacagatgattagccgtgcggtagctgtacctggtatttttcatccgagacgagagatccgacagttgattatcCGTACAGaaactgtgcctggtatttttcatccgaaaggacggatggtagccattgacaacggtgatccatcaacatacaacttgccattgaaggaagccatgcgtgtttggagaagaaaatAGTAGGAAAGctgagattcagatgacagagcatctctagaacctcaacctgttcctcattactgaatcacaagtaccatttatttcatgttatttactgttcataaacaaaatcatttttatcattaatctcctgactaagatttacaagataaccatagcttgcttcaagccgacaatctccgtgggatcgacccttactcacgtaatgtattacttggacgacccaatgcacttgctggttagttgtacggagttgtgaaaagtgtaatcacaatttcgtgcaccatgtttttggcgccgttgccggggattgttcgagtttggacaactgacggtttattttgttgcttagattaagaaaaatttatctttttggtttagagtcactaaatttgagacttttattttcttttcaaaaatcttatttttctttattaatctttaattttcctttgagttttctgtttgagtttagtttcatgctttaagtttggtgtcaattgcatgttttaatttttctttaatttttgaaaatatatgcattgtgttcttcattgatcttcaagttcttcttgtttattttccttgtttgatctttagtttttcttgttttgtgttttttcttgtttttcttgtggattttcgaattattagtgtccaaagtataaaaaaatttttaagtttggtgtcctttgtgtttttattttcttaaaaagttccaaaatttgttcttggtgttcatctagatcttcaaagtgttcttggtgttcatttgGACAATCAaagttttcttttttgttttctttgttctgatctaaaaattctaagtttggtgtcatcttattattttttctcttctctacttttaccaccctaacttttagaaattacaaaataaccccccaaacaccaaaatatttacttccttgccctttctaagatctaaaaggtgttcttcaatgttcttcaccacactcaaagtgttcttcgtgttcttcgtatattcttcagattatttctctgtttttacccgtttttcagtcttttcagcaaccgattttcaccataattcaaattaaattagcagccactaaaaccccatcttttctacatgattttaacacaaattgaaccccaatttaaggattaAGGTTCGTTTTTtcagcagccatgaagaacatAAGTTtcaagttgaatatcatcaaatttcatcaaattttcaccaaaatttcaacaagaatcaatcatataaacaatcaatttcaagcacatccaaaccatatcataaccatacaactcaaacacaatcaatcaagattaatttcgtcaaaccctacctggttttgctgctcctaattcagttagactttcaggtggtccttaagtactttttcctcctaaatcacatcaataacaactttaaatccaaaaaccctcaactaaccaaatctcactcagcatgttaagaagtgatttctaaccttagacttgctggaagttcacgtttcttggctctcaagtcaagttaagcacgattcctaaggaagaacatcaagaaaacacatgtttaaacatgtttccttgaaaccgaatcaaaagagagatggtgcagccaactcaccttgattccagccttgataagttatatgatcatgtagagaaataagagaggatcattttggtcagattggaattttgatttgagttttagttcagcagaaatcaagctttgaagatttggaactaagaacttttctctctttttctctcttcctattttcggccacaaagtgaaaatgagccagacttgggggttttgggggtgtagggtgttttgtgattggttggcttggaggtggattaaaataatattaaaatatctcaggtgtataacgactaaaactagatgtatcggaacacttgtaaaaacatctctaaaaattattttctaagctactagcataaatgacactagtaacatatttattatgagaataaaacatgaataatgaggccttagcattgctaaagtcatcagagagtgctggtgctaagctgcaccagtaaattgtgaacccggttaaaccgattttctgtttttaactaaaactgaccaggtaaccttataatatcattcaagaagcttataatactaatataatgataatatcatgctattatctctcttatctcataaatcgagtccggtttgtcaaactgagactatttatgaaaaaccgaatcaaaactcctaaccgatacggttcaaaaactaagttcttcgtgaccgcattatcgagcttgccttagaaaaggttctagcttaaagataacataatgacaatgaggattgagatacttgatgatatatcaaaggtttttccCTTACTGATCATtcggagaaattcgtactttcagaaaagatctcgcgtactcgaaaaccggggttgttacagaaagcatacaaagtggagaaaccatagaaaaacaaggatttgggataaGATCAACGACGTGCACGGGCAgaggatgcgcacgcgtggattgtgatGTCGcatggcaacgcgtacgcgtacacgtcgatgcttgcacgtgactcacttaaaggcaaaacgctatAAAGATtgtggaagataagaataagggaattcattgagattaggagatggtgttctctttggattaaatccagctcatctcatcttcaatcatgcaacttatctacctcttggcaatcatgattgattgagccccaatcccttggtgactcaatctctcaaatcttgataatcagccaattccttggtctaattgctcatgaagagagatatgcttggtccctgattataccaaaCATCCTTGTAGATCCAGAATAGagggtggattatatgtcaccatatctgaTGACCAGAATTCACTCCCATATAAAATGAATCCGTTcgttggcaagcgcaccaaatatcgtcaagtaataacccactaggggtggggtcgaatcccacagagattaacggattaagccaaacaatagttaattgattatcctagttagactattCAGATTGGAATGATAAGcaacaggaaatgtaaattgcatgaaagtaaaggaaagcaataaagtgcaagaaagtaaatggcaagaaaagtaaagtacaagaaagtaaagtgcaagaaatgtaaagtgaggaaaatgtaaataaccataaagtaaataaaagaaagaaagataaaataaacattgggatcaagagatattgcattctccagattaattgatttcatctcatcttcaatcttgcaactcattgacctcttggcaatcatgattgattaagCCCCGattccttggtgactcaatctctcaaatcttgatcaatagccaattccttggtctaattgctcatgagaagagatgaagaatggtccctgattataccacacacttttcTAAATCCAAGTAGTGGGTGGATTATGTCACCATATTCAATCACCAAAACCCAAATttattcaagtgtgagaaagaatttcaagcatggtttcatgtttcctcttccaaggttcccataaaacccaaatacagtcaatctcttttccaagataattgaatgctagaaTGAATAACGAAAtcctttctagtaaatcaaagagacatgaagagaagaagaagaataaaagcaATCAATCCATTGAAAAACAATAGAGCCCTCTTTCctaatggaaagagttagtgattcataactaaaaaatatttacatttaagaaggaaaagagaagaagatgatGGTGAGAAGAGGGAGTCCAAAGACCCCTCTCTAGTAGAATTCAGCCAAGAGTCccaattctatgaaactaaggcctttaaataggttctactaaattataaatttaaatgaaattgaaagcaaattacaatgaaatgaaaataaactattctagatgcttcttgtggccttgattgattgataagtgtggcttgaatgagagttggagtggGCTTGATTGAAGGCTGGGGGCTGCAGGAAGAAGTTGGCgtgtggtttcaagtgccactTTCACTTGATTTTGCTCTTTGGAATGTGACCTATTTGACACGCTGTGAAAATGGAGTTGTTTGGGCCTtaaatcactacaaaaaaaaggtctatggtcacggtaaaaaaccgtgaccatagctagtaaaaacggtgaccatagatctatggtcacggttttggacctatggtcacggttttttgccgtggcctattctctcgtggccataggtctatggtcacggtttttttacctatggtcacggtttctatggtcacggtttcaattttcaaattctgacactttaggccacgtttttttaccgtgaccataggttaatctatggtcacgcgtaaaaaccgtgaccatagccttatctatggtcacgttttagcctctatggtcacccctccttaaaaccgtgaccatagccttatctatggtcacggttttcaccgtgaccatagactttatggtcacccctccttaaaaccgtgaccatagccttatctgtGACCATAgctctatggtcacagtttttgcCATGACCAtagctctatggtcaccccaccttaaaaccgtgaccatagctttatctatggtcacggtttttgctgtgaccatagcctctatggtcaccccactcaaaaccgtgaccatagcctctatggtcacccctccttaaaaccgtgaccatagccctatctatggtcacggttttcgcCGTGACTATAGCTTCTATGGTTACCCTatcttaaaaccgtgaccatagccttatctatggtcacggttttcaccgtggCCAAAGCTTATCTATAGTCaccccctccttaaaaccgtgaccatagcctatctatggtcacggtttttcgccgtggccatagcttatctatggtcacagtttttaccgtgaccataacttatctatggtcaccctattTTTAAATGGTGACTATAGCCTATTTTGTtttatgaaatttaatttttttttttaaagcataatcacatcccaaaatgatgataatcacaaaataaatctaagaaTGAAAAATTCAATAAATGTAAATCATAAAAGTTTCATTAAAAACTAGATATTCATTACAACACTAACCAAAATAGGGTGTAATTTATCCATTACATGTAATATCGAATGAAGTATCTTATCAAAATGTAAAGAACACAACAAAATAATACATTTAGATAACCAAAATTATTATAAGACCCATCCCATTTTATATTTGTATAGAACATATTTTCTTCACATCATGTCTTCCTGCtagcaaaaaaaataaagaagttagAACAGAACAAAAAGGTTTTTGATGATGCATGCAGTACAGTTGAGTAATGAATATGGAGCACAAGTTAAATAAGTCAATCAATATGAAAATTTCAACCACTAAATAACAAGGAGCATTTGCTAAGGTTTTGAGCCATTTGGTAATGTTTATATGTTTTTAATCTATCTTTGAGTGGAGCTTCAACTCCCCTATTGAAGTCGCTTAAAACTGAAAAAATCCAGCACAAAGAAACAACCACAACTAAAATAGAAGcttaaaaaacaaaataataccGAAATACTATTATTAGCTTCCAACCCATCAAACAAATTTCATTGCAAATTCTACATAACTAATCCAGCTCTGCATAACAAATTTCTTACTTGGTCATAAGCCCTCTGCATGAATGATGAATAAATTGCACAGAAAGGCTTGAGACCTTCACAAGCTAGACCTGCAGCAAATTTAACATTACGACATACACATACGAGTAGTGAGTGCCCTTGAATTTAATAGTCTACGTTTTGGTATCAACTAAAACAAAGGGATACGGAGATATGGTAAGATTATTGATAAGGATAGAttaattaaaactaaattaaagaagAACTTGGAACATAAATAGGCCACATGGAACATAAATGAAGCACTTAGATACCCTTCTGCTGCCAGTGACACCCTTAGCCTAAACTCAAAGCTGCACAAAATAATAACTTAATATCACGCACTATTCACTATATAATTCTATATATAGTGTTAAAGAAATGATGGATTCTTATTACTACCTATGTGGCCATATTTTGAGATCATCTTCGGATGTTTTGAGTAGCAAGTCAATATGAGGTTTTGCATTGGATTCATTAGGAAGAGGTGGAGGATTTTGAACAATGATCCACATCCTGTTCCTCGCAAATCCATGTTGCTCTAATGATCCACGGTTTCCAAATTGAGTATAAAAAAAGTAATTAAGCACATCTATGATTGTATTATGTAATTCATTAATAGAGATTCattactatatttatatatatacctGTGGAAAACAGATTGGAATTCCTCCTCTGACTGCTTTAGGAGGATTAAATATTGCCTGAAAAGGAAGGAGGGAAGAAAATTCAGTACCAATTCATTGAGGAttaattaacaatttttaattttctgaaAGGACaaacatttaattaattaattaattaccttaGAACTAGTGAACAATAACTCTTCACCCCGTTCTGTTTTCTATGAAAGAACCTGTCCTCCGTGCAAACTAGCCTGGAGAAAGATCTCATAACACTTATAATCATCATCACGAGATTAAAAAATCAACAGAAAATGAGATGAGTTGATTTGGAAGAGAGGCCACACTGATGTAGTTGAGGATGAATCGCTATTGGAATTTTTAAAAACCCATCCAGCATTAGAATCACAATACTCAAGAGATGCCTGCAGgttatattttgaaatcaaaaaggctttattatttatttaatactTAGGTGAATTACAAGGAAGCGTAAACTCCCAAAATAATGCGATAATGCTTAAAAAAAAAGAGCCCTGTCAAACCACAATAAAACACATTTGTATGAGATCTGCAGAAAATGGCACTATCACATTCCTAACCAATAACTAACTAGGTTCCTGATTTATGCCTCTACAAAACattaaaataaaaggagaaaagagaattaaGACAACACTCACTGTTTCCTTCAAAGCTTCAAAATAACTTGTTTGAGCAGAGAAGTCTCTAACCTTCGACGAACAGAGAAGCCAACGAAGATGAAAACGATGTGCTGTGCTTTCTGGGTTTTGCAAAACAGAAAAGAGGAAGAAGCGACCGCGTCGAGGAGCTTGGGACGGCGGTGGCAATGAGAGACTAGGGTTACTAATTGGGGattagatttaaaattttaatatttaaaagtaaattatataaatttattattagtttttaattattaaaattttttaatttcaaaaagaaaaaatatttaaaataataaaaattacataaaaatcttaattaattaaaactcaaatgattaaaactgtgaccatagactcctttaggtcaccccctaaaactgtgaccataaacCCTTTTTAGGCCACTCTTccaaaaaaccgtgactatagatccttttttgtcactgtaaaaaaccgtgaccatagacacctttatgtcacccccaaaatcgtgaccatagatccttttaggccaccctttccgaaaaaccgtgaccatagaccctttcttgtcactgtaaaaaccgtgaccatagacacctttaggtcacccccaaaaccgtgaccatagacgcttttaggccacccccaaaaccgtgaccataggcccctttaggtcaccccctaaaaccgtgaccatagacccttttaggccacccccaaaaccatgaccatagagcCCTTTAGGTCACccgccaaaaccgtgaccatagacccttttaggtcacccttttttgaaaaaccgtgaccatagcccctttttggtcacagtaaaaaaccgtgaccGTAGACCTCTTTGGGttacccccaaaaccgtgaccatagacccttttaggccacccccaaaaccgtgaccatagacccctttaggccaccccctaaaaccgtgaccatagacccttttaggtcacccttttttgaaaaactgtgaccatagaccctttttagtcactgtaaaaaaccgtgaccatagacccctttaggtcacccctcaaaaccgtgaccatagacccttttaggctacCCTTTTttagaaaaccgtgaccataggtactctatggtcacTCTTTCTAAAAAAACCGTGATTATAGCTTTTTTTTTGGTCACcctaaaaaatcgtgaccatagaccctctatggtcacggttttttaccgtgaccaaaaaaaccgtggccatagacccaaaatgttgtagtgaattgaatgtccactataaagtattatatattgttgaaaagccatggatgttagcttttcaacgccactaaaatcaactcatttggacctttgtagctcaagttatgcacatttgaaggtgaagaggtcagtctgtCGAGTAGCCCGACGTGCCACGCCCACTTCTGaagtgccacgccccttttgttgtaaaactggcg carries:
- the LOC107643642 gene encoding uncharacterized protein LOC107643642 isoform X1 yields the protein MLDGFLKIPIAIHPQLHQLVCTEDRFFHRKQNGVKSYCSLVLRQYLILLKQSEEEFQSVFHSFEFRLRVSLAAEGYLSASFMFHLIPKRRLLNSRALTTRMCMS
- the LOC107643642 gene encoding uncharacterized protein LOC107643642 isoform X2; its protein translation is MLDGFLKIPIAIHPQLHQLVCTEDRFFHRKQNGVKSYCSLVLRQYLILLKQSEEEFQSVFHSFEFRLRVSLAAEG